From the genome of Candidatus Saccharimonadales bacterium, one region includes:
- a CDS encoding ABC transporter permease — MSKLLIVDHIQGAIHSLKTTRTRTFLTTLGVAIGVASITTILSLSGGVSQMVNRQIDGLGGNIGVIRPGSPEKTTDILSNPTIDRSYTASTLTEKDLDDIGKVDGIDAAAPIMVVNGTMKAGDTTVSNGTVVATTPDLKDIAGLPIRDGQFIDSVTNRDTVVIGSQLSVDLFGTDQSIGQTFKIRGQTFTVIGILKRINNPINFNNVDFDRTAIISLESGKSFHQGVAEIQQIDLRASEPSKLAASLKTVEERLQKNHGGEKDFSVLSNTQIAEPSNRFFVALTSIMTIIAAISLLVGGIGIMNIMLVGVAERTREIGLRKAVGASNGNIIWQFLIEALIISLLGGIIGYGAGYVFAFAISTFFTFSPAFTWQIALCAFLLSVGVGTIFGIYPAIRAAQKDPIESLRHYR; from the coding sequence ATGAGCAAACTCCTTATCGTTGATCATATACAAGGTGCGATCCATTCACTAAAAACCACTCGCACTCGCACTTTTTTGACAACACTTGGCGTGGCAATCGGTGTAGCAAGCATCACGACTATTCTTTCGCTCAGTGGTGGCGTGAGTCAAATGGTTAATCGTCAGATAGATGGACTTGGCGGCAACATCGGCGTTATCCGCCCTGGAAGCCCGGAAAAAACAACGGATATTCTCAGCAATCCTACAATTGATAGATCTTATACAGCCAGTACCCTTACCGAAAAGGACCTAGATGACATAGGAAAGGTTGATGGAATTGATGCGGCCGCTCCTATCATGGTAGTAAACGGTACAATGAAAGCCGGAGATACGACCGTCTCAAATGGGACGGTGGTCGCCACCACCCCCGATCTAAAGGATATTGCCGGCTTACCTATTCGTGATGGCCAGTTTATCGATAGCGTTACGAATCGTGACACTGTTGTTATCGGTAGTCAGCTTTCGGTTGATTTATTCGGTACTGACCAGTCTATTGGACAAACGTTCAAGATCCGCGGGCAGACGTTTACGGTGATTGGGATATTGAAGCGGATAAACAATCCTATTAACTTTAATAATGTCGACTTTGACCGGACGGCCATTATTAGCCTTGAAAGCGGAAAGAGCTTTCATCAAGGTGTCGCCGAAATCCAGCAAATCGATCTTCGCGCAAGTGAGCCTAGCAAGCTGGCGGCATCGTTAAAAACCGTTGAGGAGCGACTTCAAAAAAATCATGGTGGTGAAAAAGATTTTTCCGTACTCTCCAACACGCAAATTGCTGAACCATCCAACCGCTTCTTTGTCGCTCTTACGAGCATTATGACTATCATCGCAGCAATTTCACTTTTAGTAGGCGGCATTGGCATTATGAACATCATGTTAGTAGGAGTAGCAGAGCGAACACGTGAGATCGGGTTGCGTAAAGCGGTTGGCGCCAGCAATGGCAATATTATCTGGCAGTTTCTTATAGAAGCGCTGATCATCAGCTTGCTCGGCGGCATCATCGGGTACGGAGCAGGATATGTGTTTGCCTTTGCTATTAGCACCTTCTTTACCTTCAGCCCAGCCTTTACGTGGCAGATTGCGCTTTGCGCCTTTCTTCTCTCGGTTGGTGTCGGTACGATTTTTGGCATTTATCCTGCAATACGAGCCGCCCAGAAAGACCCTATCGAATCGCTGCGGCACTATCGATAA
- the groL gene encoding chaperonin GroEL (60 kDa chaperone family; promotes refolding of misfolded polypeptides especially under stressful conditions; forms two stacked rings of heptamers to form a barrel-shaped 14mer; ends can be capped by GroES; misfolded proteins enter the barrel where they are refolded when GroES binds): MAKKVFYDDDARERVLTGAKALYDAVKVTYGPKGRNVVIAKGFGGPTVTHDGVTVAESIELPDDDDALLGQKEGAELIKQAAKNLNKAAGDGTTTVTVLTYNVLKEAHRLIAAGHNPQELRKGIEEAGAEVINQLDKLAESIEGKKDRVAEVATISAGDQSIGKLIANVIEKVGKEGVVTVEAGQGLEMESEVVEGFSLDRGFVSTFFVTDVNRQEAVYEKPAIVITDKKISSVQEFLPMLEKLAQAGKKDVVLIADEVEGEALSILVLNKLKGVFNTVAIKAPAFGDRRKEILEDIAILTGATVISDDQGMTFENVDLDVLGTARKVIVTKDESTIIEGAGKQSDVKARITQIHTQADNASSEYDKEQLEKRAAALSGKVAVIKVGGATETEIDEKKFRVDDAVAATKAALAEGIVAGGGVTLVNLSTGITADGADSVTAGRQILKNALKQPFLQITANAGLNSEALLAQVEAGKPGFGVNVMKPTAGLVDVKKAGVIDPVKVTKEAVQNAVSIASTAATMGALVVEIPEKEAAAPGGGMPGMGMM; the protein is encoded by the coding sequence ATGGCAAAAAAAGTATTTTATGATGACGACGCACGCGAGCGTGTGCTAACAGGGGCGAAAGCCCTCTACGACGCAGTAAAGGTAACCTATGGACCAAAGGGCCGTAACGTGGTTATTGCCAAGGGTTTCGGCGGTCCGACAGTAACGCATGATGGTGTGACGGTTGCTGAAAGCATTGAACTACCAGATGACGATGACGCACTTCTTGGCCAGAAAGAAGGCGCCGAGCTCATTAAGCAAGCTGCCAAAAATCTTAATAAAGCAGCCGGAGACGGCACGACGACAGTAACTGTGCTTACTTACAATGTTCTGAAGGAGGCTCACCGTCTTATTGCGGCCGGCCATAATCCTCAGGAACTCCGTAAAGGTATTGAAGAAGCGGGCGCCGAAGTCATAAACCAACTTGACAAGCTTGCTGAAAGCATTGAAGGCAAGAAAGATCGTGTTGCCGAAGTAGCCACAATTAGCGCCGGTGATCAAAGCATCGGGAAGCTTATTGCCAATGTTATAGAGAAGGTTGGTAAGGAAGGTGTCGTTACGGTAGAGGCCGGGCAGGGCTTGGAGATGGAATCAGAAGTAGTAGAAGGTTTCTCGCTTGACCGTGGATTTGTCAGTACCTTCTTTGTAACTGATGTGAATCGTCAAGAGGCTGTATACGAAAAGCCGGCCATCGTTATTACCGATAAGAAGATATCCAGTGTCCAAGAGTTCCTTCCAATGCTTGAAAAACTGGCCCAAGCCGGCAAAAAAGACGTTGTTTTGATTGCCGATGAGGTTGAGGGAGAGGCGCTCAGCATCCTTGTCCTTAATAAATTAAAGGGCGTCTTTAATACCGTCGCCATTAAGGCACCTGCGTTCGGTGACCGTCGCAAAGAAATCCTTGAAGACATCGCCATCCTTACTGGTGCGACTGTCATTAGTGACGATCAGGGTATGACGTTCGAAAATGTGGATCTGGATGTGCTTGGAACAGCACGCAAGGTTATCGTGACAAAAGACGAGTCGACCATTATTGAAGGTGCCGGTAAGCAAAGCGATGTAAAAGCACGTATTACTCAAATTCATACTCAAGCCGACAACGCTTCGAGCGAATACGATAAAGAGCAGCTTGAAAAGCGCGCAGCGGCCCTCAGTGGCAAAGTTGCCGTTATTAAGGTGGGCGGCGCGACCGAGACTGAAATTGATGAAAAGAAGTTTCGCGTTGATGATGCAGTGGCGGCAACCAAGGCGGCGCTTGCCGAAGGTATCGTTGCCGGAGGTGGCGTAACGCTAGTCAATCTCTCTACTGGTATTACCGCTGACGGAGCAGACAGTGTGACCGCAGGTCGTCAGATCTTAAAGAACGCTTTGAAGCAGCCGTTCCTTCAGATTACTGCGAATGCCGGTCTCAATAGTGAAGCGCTTCTGGCTCAAGTTGAAGCTGGCAAGCCAGGTTTTGGTGTTAATGTAATGAAACCTACAGCAGGCTTGGTCGACGTAAAGAAAGCCGGTGTTATCGATCCTGTAAAAGTTACCAAAGAAGCCGTACAGAACGCCGTTTCTATCGCATCAACAGCTGCGACCATGGGGGCACTCGTGGTTGAAATTCCTGAAAAGGAAGCTGCTGCTCCAGGCGGTGGCATGCCTGGTATGGGGATGATGTAA
- a CDS encoding bifunctional phosphoglucose/phosphomannose isomerase — MLDDDNVLKQRDPSGALAVAASQYTQAQFIAEITNEEHDGREIKQVVVAGMGGSALAAVLAKAWLKSDLKVPFEVVRTYDLPGYVDENTLVIASSYSGNTEETISGLEEAKKAGAQLAIIASGGRLKEAALEGGITSIILPANIQPRMAAIYNLRALVKILVHFGVVDQTRFDEIAETADWLHEQTRQWESDVTVAKNYAKQLALLAVGKTPVIYAGSLMFPSAYKWKISWNENAKNVAFCNELPEFNHNEFIGWSSHPVEKPFVVFDLVSHLENPRILKRFEVTDRLLSGLRPKAHTIKLEGDTAIKQHLWASILADFTSIYVAILNGVDPTPVDLVEKLKSELAKAK; from the coding sequence ATGTTAGATGATGACAATGTCCTAAAACAACGCGATCCTTCCGGTGCACTTGCGGTGGCAGCCAGCCAATATACCCAAGCGCAATTTATCGCGGAAATTACTAACGAAGAGCACGACGGTCGCGAGATCAAACAGGTAGTCGTAGCAGGTATGGGTGGGTCGGCATTGGCCGCGGTACTTGCGAAAGCGTGGCTAAAAAGCGATTTGAAAGTACCGTTCGAGGTAGTGCGAACGTATGATTTGCCCGGATATGTTGACGAAAATACACTCGTTATTGCGAGCAGCTACTCTGGTAACACCGAAGAAACGATAAGCGGCCTTGAAGAAGCTAAAAAAGCTGGCGCCCAGCTTGCCATAATCGCCTCGGGAGGCAGGCTGAAGGAAGCGGCGCTTGAGGGCGGTATAACCTCAATTATTTTACCGGCAAACATTCAACCTCGTATGGCAGCCATCTACAACTTAAGGGCACTGGTTAAAATACTTGTTCACTTTGGTGTTGTCGACCAGACCCGGTTTGACGAAATCGCCGAAACAGCCGATTGGCTACACGAACAAACCCGCCAGTGGGAGTCGGATGTGACGGTAGCTAAAAACTATGCCAAGCAACTTGCTTTGCTTGCGGTAGGAAAAACCCCTGTGATTTACGCTGGTAGCCTGATGTTTCCCTCGGCGTACAAGTGGAAGATCAGTTGGAACGAAAACGCTAAAAATGTAGCATTTTGTAACGAACTGCCAGAATTTAATCACAATGAGTTCATTGGCTGGTCATCGCATCCAGTAGAAAAACCATTCGTGGTATTTGATCTCGTAAGCCATTTAGAGAATCCGCGGATTTTAAAGCGGTTCGAAGTTACCGATAGACTTCTCTCCGGGCTGCGTCCCAAGGCGCACACAATTAAGTTGGAAGGTGATACGGCCATAAAACAACATCTCTGGGCAAGTATTTTAGCTGATTTCACCAGTATTTACGTTGCCATTCTTAATGGGGTCGATCCGACGCCTGTTGATCTCGTAGAAAAACTAAAGAGTGAATTAGCTAAAGCCAAGTAG
- a CDS encoding ABC transporter ATP-binding protein, whose product MSHTDVSSPVIELRGLTKTYGLGDAEHRALDGVDLTIERGEFITIMGPSGCGKTTLLNILGLLDRGTEGDYLLDGGSMEKIGSARRARIRSQQIGIVFQNFNLINRLSVIENVALPLTYRGMLRTKRLQQASDILKNFHLSEREYYMPWQLSGGQMQRVAIARALVSNPSIILADEPTGNLDSKSSHIIMEELSDIHKRGNTIIMVTHNPALTTYASRVIHMLDGKIDSDTKIPIQTETSAEKVPLGAKRIVKEKAEKKPAKKRKTKAKAKAKPKTKAKKA is encoded by the coding sequence ATGTCACACACCGACGTTTCTTCACCAGTTATTGAACTCCGCGGCCTTACGAAAACATATGGCCTGGGTGATGCTGAGCATCGGGCGCTAGACGGTGTCGACCTTACAATTGAGCGTGGTGAGTTTATCACTATCATGGGGCCAAGCGGATGCGGTAAGACAACGCTACTCAATATTCTCGGCCTTCTAGACCGTGGCACCGAAGGAGATTACCTGCTTGATGGTGGCTCTATGGAAAAAATTGGGAGCGCCAGGCGCGCCCGGATCCGAAGTCAGCAAATTGGTATCGTGTTTCAGAATTTCAACCTTATTAATCGTCTCTCTGTTATCGAAAATGTCGCGCTGCCGCTTACGTATCGCGGTATGCTTCGGACCAAACGGCTCCAGCAAGCAAGCGATATCTTGAAGAACTTTCACCTCTCGGAGCGTGAATATTACATGCCTTGGCAGCTATCTGGCGGACAGATGCAACGCGTTGCAATTGCAAGGGCGCTTGTGAGTAACCCTTCGATCATCCTTGCGGATGAACCGACAGGTAATCTTGATAGCAAATCGAGCCATATTATTATGGAAGAGCTCTCAGACATCCACAAGCGTGGCAATACTATTATTATGGTCACGCACAATCCCGCACTCACAACCTATGCCAGCCGCGTTATCCACATGCTGGACGGGAAAATCGACAGCGATACGAAGATCCCGATCCAGACTGAAACTTCAGCCGAGAAGGTTCCCTTAGGAGCCAAGCGAATCGTAAAAGAAAAAGCTGAGAAGAAGCCAGCGAAAAAACGCAAGACCAAAGCCAAGGCAAAGGCAAAGCCAAAGACGAAAGCGAAGAAAGCATGA
- a CDS encoding alpha/beta hydrolase, with amino-acid sequence MAKSKKRVPFYKRHKKLLWITGSILAVIIIVMTLFKVTPWPGALLIRTVFDLDSAKSKQALEKHTPQQPVTRLANEKYDSTGMLLDVYFPSNIGNTDKQLPVVIWTHGGAWISGGKDDWATYFKILAAKGFTVIAPNYTLAPEKTYPTPLKQLNEAYDFLDKNQGRFHADMNKVFLAGDSAGAQISSQMAAIVTNPFYAAEVGIEPTLKPSQLKGVILFCGIYKMFGLTQPAPELPKIIGWGDDTALWAYSGTKDYSDPIIRQMSPYYHVTSQFPPTFISGGNNDPLTNDQSKPFAKELSDKHVPVTTSFFADDHQPKLPHEYQFNLDTEDGEEAMSKVVDFIKARTQ; translated from the coding sequence ATGGCAAAATCAAAAAAACGCGTTCCTTTCTATAAACGTCATAAGAAGCTGCTGTGGATAACGGGTAGCATACTTGCGGTCATTATTATTGTAATGACACTTTTCAAGGTAACACCATGGCCAGGTGCATTGCTTATCCGAACCGTGTTCGATTTAGACAGCGCCAAGTCTAAGCAGGCTCTCGAAAAGCACACTCCCCAACAACCCGTAACACGGCTTGCCAATGAAAAATACGATTCTACCGGAATGCTTCTCGATGTTTACTTTCCATCAAATATAGGCAATACGGACAAACAGCTACCGGTGGTCATATGGACCCATGGTGGTGCCTGGATTTCTGGCGGCAAAGACGATTGGGCTACCTACTTTAAAATCTTGGCTGCCAAGGGCTTTACTGTTATCGCGCCTAACTACACCCTTGCACCCGAAAAAACCTATCCCACTCCGCTAAAACAGCTAAATGAGGCATACGATTTTCTTGACAAAAATCAAGGCCGTTTTCATGCAGATATGAACAAGGTATTTCTCGCTGGTGATTCAGCCGGCGCCCAGATCTCTAGTCAAATGGCAGCCATCGTGACCAATCCGTTTTATGCAGCCGAGGTAGGAATCGAACCGACACTAAAACCATCGCAGCTCAAAGGAGTGATTCTTTTCTGTGGTATATACAAAATGTTCGGCCTTACGCAACCAGCGCCGGAACTTCCCAAAATAATAGGATGGGGCGATGATACGGCCCTCTGGGCATACTCTGGCACAAAGGACTATTCAGATCCAATCATTCGCCAGATGTCTCCGTATTATCACGTGACGTCTCAATTTCCGCCCACCTTTATAAGCGGAGGTAACAACGATCCACTCACCAACGACCAATCCAAACCGTTTGCAAAAGAACTGAGTGATAAGCATGTACCGGTAACTACTTCGTTCTTTGCCGACGATCATCAACCGAAGCTTCCGCACGAGTACCAATTCAATCTTGATACAGAGGACGGCGAAGAGGCGATGAGCAAAGTGGTTGATTTTATTAAAGCTCGCACACAGTAG
- a CDS encoding HAD family hydrolase encodes MSERIDVVAWDVDNTAYDHLTKTIPSKEALNALEVPSIPATARNLPLMRKIAQHGVRLVDLGSLDSGATAVDLATEEVVWKNWLERDTVTEIMRKAGRKCIEISTSTLEARIKTDPASIDTRFNYPEESPSVFGVYPLEEGPWLEELFESMNEVQARFMRYENSETLGCFQITVNGINKGTGIAKVFELAGLSDGKAVGIGDDISGDGPLFDAIHAMRQRGITVAMGNADPLLKAKADLVVPSVSDTPDGLTYALRHFNLVE; translated from the coding sequence ATGAGTGAGCGTATTGATGTGGTAGCATGGGATGTCGATAATACGGCGTACGACCATCTTACAAAGACGATTCCCTCAAAAGAGGCTCTAAATGCCCTCGAAGTTCCGTCTATTCCGGCGACAGCTCGCAACTTACCCCTTATGCGTAAAATTGCTCAGCATGGTGTCCGTCTCGTTGATCTTGGCTCCCTCGATAGTGGTGCAACTGCCGTTGACCTTGCGACCGAGGAAGTAGTCTGGAAAAACTGGCTCGAGCGCGATACAGTAACAGAAATCATGCGTAAAGCCGGCAGAAAATGCATCGAAATTTCGACTTCAACTCTGGAGGCGCGCATCAAGACAGATCCGGCCAGTATCGATACACGTTTTAATTATCCGGAGGAGTCGCCCTCTGTCTTTGGTGTGTACCCTCTAGAAGAAGGGCCATGGCTCGAGGAGTTGTTTGAAAGTATGAACGAAGTACAGGCTCGTTTTATGCGCTATGAAAATAGTGAGACTTTGGGGTGTTTTCAAATAACGGTGAATGGAATTAATAAAGGAACGGGAATTGCGAAAGTGTTTGAATTGGCCGGTTTAAGCGATGGCAAGGCCGTTGGTATAGGAGATGATATCTCCGGTGATGGCCCTCTCTTTGATGCCATCCACGCTATGAGACAGCGCGGCATAACCGTCGCCATGGGAAATGCCGATCCGCTCCTTAAGGCCAAAGCGGATCTTGTCGTTCCTTCCGTATCAGATACGCCGGATGGCCTCACCTATGCACTACGTCATTTTAATCTGGTAGAATAG
- a CDS encoding co-chaperone GroES — protein sequence MSTPIKPLADRVVAVREAVKTQTASGIYLPDNAKEKPVLAEVVATGPEVKGIKKGDKIIYKEYSTTELTIDGTEYLIIKEEDILATV from the coding sequence ATGAGTACACCTATCAAGCCTCTGGCGGACCGAGTTGTTGCGGTACGAGAAGCTGTAAAAACTCAGACCGCGAGCGGTATCTATTTGCCAGACAATGCAAAAGAAAAGCCTGTTTTAGCTGAAGTTGTCGCTACTGGTCCTGAAGTAAAAGGGATCAAAAAGGGCGATAAAATCATCTATAAAGAGTATTCAACGACCGAACTTACTATTGATGGTACTGAATACCTCATTATTAAAGAAGAAGACATTTTAGCGACCGTTTAG